A part of Flavobacteriaceae bacterium GSB9 genomic DNA contains:
- a CDS encoding family 43 glycosylhydrolase, with translation MKPKHTFLFLLMLCSTLAIAQPDWKPDDSKGFTAHDPVVIEQDSTFYLFTTGGGMAKSQDLENWTRIKPVPSELDWVTDDIIAGYRGRGYWAPDIQFLDGTYYLYYSPSAFAKNTSAIGVMTNKTLDQNSPDYKWIDHGMILQSIPGRDFWNAIDANVYFDRKWGGGVTGWLSFGSFWGGLKLVKLDSTMKALAEPQEWYTIAKQKRTFGMPDTDPGDGTIEAPFIYKRHQYYYLFISTGYCCRGLDSTYKVLVGRSRDIRGPYFDKEGSPLYAGGGTFVAGETEEYAGIGHCAVYDFDGKTYFVAHGYDKKDKGRSKLIVKTIEWDRAEWPTVKF, from the coding sequence ATGAAGCCAAAACATACTTTCCTCTTTTTATTGATGCTTTGTAGCACATTAGCTATCGCACAACCAGACTGGAAACCAGATGATTCAAAAGGTTTTACGGCTCATGACCCCGTAGTAATAGAACAAGACAGCACCTTCTACCTGTTTACCACGGGAGGAGGGATGGCAAAAAGTCAAGATCTTGAAAATTGGACGAGAATTAAACCTGTTCCCAGTGAATTGGATTGGGTAACAGACGACATTATCGCAGGTTATCGTGGACGAGGCTATTGGGCTCCGGACATTCAGTTTTTGGACGGTACTTACTATTTGTATTATTCTCCATCAGCATTCGCCAAAAACACTTCGGCGATTGGCGTGATGACCAATAAAACTTTAGATCAAAATAGCCCTGATTATAAATGGATAGACCACGGTATGATTCTTCAATCCATACCTGGCAGGGATTTTTGGAATGCAATTGATGCCAATGTCTATTTTGATAGAAAATGGGGTGGCGGGGTCACCGGCTGGCTGTCCTTTGGATCCTTTTGGGGTGGTCTCAAGCTTGTAAAGTTAGATTCTACTATGAAAGCTCTGGCAGAGCCTCAGGAATGGTACACTATTGCCAAACAGAAACGCACTTTTGGCATGCCAGATACCGATCCTGGAGATGGGACCATCGAAGCACCATTTATTTATAAAAGGCATCAGTATTATTACCTGTTTATTTCAACTGGGTATTGCTGCAGAGGATTAGATAGCACCTATAAGGTATTGGTGGGGCGGTCTCGAGACATACGCGGGCCTTATTTTGACAAAGAAGGGAGCCCTCTTTATGCTGGTGGAGGTACTTTTGTAGCAGGTGAAACCGAAGAATATGCGGGAATTGGTCATTGCGCTGTTTACGATTTTGATGGTAAGACCTATTTTGTAGCACACGGATATGACAAAAAGGACAAAGGCCGATCTAAATTGATTGTTAAAACCATTGAATGGGATAGAGCTGAATGGCCAACCGTTAAGTTTTAA
- a CDS encoding beta-lactamase family protein: MKKLNIVLFLFLYIFIGCKNTNPQQQEAPQSFNKNVDLDNLDINKNEIADIDSLLQSFVDTEKLNCVTAFVAKSGNVIYNKAFGLKDIENNIPAKVDDYYVLFSQTKAITTVAFMILVEQGLVAIDDPVSKYYPEIPDQVVTKVNEDGTYETRPVKTPMTFVHLMSHSSGLNAGLVSDIRKKENRKSTNLSEFGKIDSTETYKGQRSFGGNPNSKYLEEEMLDLVSYPLGFDPGSDWNYHVSTNMLAYIVERISGKPLQKFVKETILEPLDMVNTDWYYQPEYLTRFVKPYSLVDGKLEPGSTMFAEGTVSSHKTYAEGAIGLNGPIEDYAKFCQMLLNEGKFNGSRILKPETIAQMTKINRLPEVNSGGESFQFGLGFQLANEKNKHINKVSNTAFWWGGMLGTEYIIDPEKDLIALFYINMYKRDPLYTQYLEEVYDVFDTTKTN; encoded by the coding sequence ATGAAAAAGTTAAACATTGTTTTATTCTTATTTCTATACATTTTTATTGGATGTAAAAACACAAATCCTCAACAACAGGAAGCACCACAGAGCTTCAACAAGAATGTCGATTTAGACAATCTTGATATCAATAAAAATGAAATCGCAGACATCGATTCTCTACTTCAATCTTTTGTTGATACGGAGAAACTAAATTGTGTTACAGCATTTGTAGCTAAATCCGGCAATGTGATTTACAACAAAGCTTTTGGGTTAAAGGATATTGAAAATAATATTCCCGCTAAAGTTGATGACTATTATGTGCTATTTTCACAAACCAAAGCCATTACAACAGTTGCTTTTATGATATTAGTTGAGCAGGGATTGGTAGCTATTGATGACCCAGTGTCAAAATATTATCCAGAAATTCCAGACCAAGTGGTTACCAAGGTAAATGAAGATGGTACTTACGAAACTCGTCCAGTTAAAACACCTATGACCTTTGTGCACTTAATGTCACATTCTTCGGGGTTAAATGCAGGACTGGTAAGTGATATCCGAAAAAAAGAAAATAGAAAAAGTACTAATTTAAGTGAATTCGGGAAGATTGATTCGACAGAGACTTATAAAGGACAGCGTAGTTTTGGAGGTAATCCAAATTCAAAATATTTAGAAGAAGAGATGTTGGATTTGGTGAGTTATCCGTTAGGTTTCGATCCAGGTTCAGATTGGAATTATCATGTAAGCACCAATATGTTGGCATATATTGTAGAACGTATTTCAGGCAAACCACTACAAAAATTCGTAAAGGAAACTATTTTAGAACCTTTGGATATGGTAAATACGGACTGGTATTATCAACCTGAATACTTAACACGTTTTGTAAAGCCTTACAGTCTGGTTGACGGAAAATTAGAACCTGGCTCAACGATGTTCGCCGAAGGTACTGTAAGCAGCCATAAAACCTATGCAGAAGGTGCTATCGGATTAAATGGCCCAATAGAGGATTATGCTAAGTTTTGTCAAATGTTATTGAACGAAGGAAAATTTAATGGCAGCCGTATTCTAAAGCCCGAAACAATTGCCCAAATGACAAAAATTAATCGTTTGCCAGAAGTAAATTCTGGTGGTGAAAGTTTTCAATTCGGATTAGGATTTCAATTAGCTAACGAAAAAAACAAGCATATTAATAAAGTTTCAAATACCGCATTTTGGTGGGGAGGTATGTTAGGTACAGAATATATCATTGATCCAGAAAAGGATTTAATTGCTCTGTTTTATATCAACATGTATAAAAGAGATCCACTATATACGCAATATTTAGAAGAAGTATATGATGTATTTGATACAACTAAAACAAACTAA
- a CDS encoding alpha/beta hydrolase, translating into MRKIYQSIGLMILLMLSVIACAQKKEKAVDTAEDEGLTTKFKTITVTKDIPYREGESDSWKLDLAMPENFGSELRPALVIVHGGGWRFGSKSVDVYQKMMVAYAQKGYVTINVEYRLTGEAEFPACIEDVKCAVRWLRAHAGELHVDPNRIGSYGHSAGAHLSLMLAMTDKADGLEGDGGWDEYSSKVTVAGAGSPPTELGRDVPMAKKEWWPIGYISANHPPMFLIQGTEDPIVLPERTRDFVEKMKAAGDTTLEYLEMEGDHGIAYNGQLEVTDPALEKFFDKYLKP; encoded by the coding sequence ATGAGAAAAATATATCAATCAATAGGTCTGATGATACTCTTAATGTTATCAGTAATAGCTTGCGCACAAAAAAAAGAAAAGGCAGTGGATACAGCCGAGGATGAAGGTCTTACTACCAAGTTTAAAACAATTACCGTAACAAAGGATATCCCATATCGTGAAGGTGAAAGCGATAGTTGGAAACTTGATTTAGCCATGCCTGAAAATTTTGGGAGTGAGCTACGCCCAGCATTGGTTATCGTTCATGGCGGAGGATGGCGTTTTGGGTCGAAATCTGTCGATGTTTATCAGAAAATGATGGTCGCCTATGCACAGAAAGGTTATGTTACCATTAATGTGGAATATCGACTAACGGGCGAAGCCGAATTTCCAGCTTGTATAGAAGATGTTAAATGTGCCGTACGCTGGCTACGTGCCCATGCCGGTGAATTACATGTAGACCCCAACCGAATAGGTAGTTACGGCCATTCCGCTGGCGCACACTTGTCACTTATGCTTGCCATGACCGATAAAGCTGATGGTTTAGAAGGCGATGGTGGTTGGGATGAATACTCCAGTAAAGTAACCGTGGCTGGTGCTGGATCTCCCCCAACAGAATTGGGGCGTGATGTTCCCATGGCCAAAAAAGAATGGTGGCCCATTGGTTATATAAGTGCTAACCACCCGCCGATGTTTCTCATTCAAGGCACCGAAGACCCAATTGTATTGCCTGAAAGGACTCGTGATTTTGTAGAAAAAATGAAAGCTGCTGGCGACACCACTTTAGAATATCTTGAGATGGAAGGTGATCATGGTATTGCTTACAATGGGCAGTTAGAAGTGACAGACCCAGCGCTTGAAAAATTCTTTGACAAATATTTGAAACCGTAA
- a CDS encoding glycoside hydrolase family 127 protein has product MNFSRVKIIFLFSVISLIGCNSKQQGNAKTEQQLEGYKIQPVDIQNVKVTDEFWLPIIKRVQEKTIEYAISKCEEEGRLDNFLIAGGEMEGEVKGAMPFDDTDVYKIIEGASNSLISAPNQELEILLDSLIGIIKIGQEKDGYLTTWRTINPAKPPAPWVKTEKGVRWDGLFMSHELYNAGHLYEAAVVHYKATGKRNFLDIAIKNADLMVKTFGEEEDKIDAVPGHQIIETGLIKLYQITGKEEYIKLAKYFLDNRGNPDNHKLFGPYSQDHIPVVEQEEVVGHAVRAMYMYAAMTDIAAIQNDSLYANTINKLWDNMVSKKMYITGGIGAKHEGEQFGENYELPNLTAYNETCAAIGDVYWNHRLHNLYGDVKYFDVIERTLFNGLISGLSLDGTHFFYPNALESDGVYKFNRGACTRQAWFDCSCCPTNIIRFIPSVPGLIYSKSKSDKTIYVNLYASSHANIDLNGGKISVSQETLYPWNGKVKLSVISPSETTVKFRVPAWSRNEVLPSDLYSYANNLQSEPTLIINGKKMDANIKDGYFEITRNWKANDNVELNFPMQVRTVKANEKVEEDRGKLSLEYGPLVYAVEEVDNPNFDKISLSSSDQYAIQNESILKGVNTIKKNKLKAIPYYAWSNRGVNKMKVWIEIE; this is encoded by the coding sequence ATGAATTTTAGCAGAGTAAAAATAATATTTTTGTTCTCGGTAATTAGCTTGATAGGTTGTAATTCTAAACAACAAGGAAATGCTAAAACTGAACAGCAGTTAGAAGGTTATAAGATTCAACCTGTAGACATACAAAACGTAAAAGTAACAGATGAATTTTGGCTACCAATCATCAAACGCGTTCAAGAAAAAACCATTGAATATGCCATCTCGAAATGTGAAGAAGAGGGGCGTTTAGACAATTTTTTAATTGCTGGCGGAGAGATGGAAGGTGAAGTAAAAGGCGCCATGCCTTTTGACGATACCGATGTATATAAAATTATTGAAGGTGCTTCAAACTCCCTCATCAGTGCGCCCAATCAAGAGTTGGAAATCTTATTGGATTCCCTAATAGGCATTATTAAAATAGGACAAGAAAAAGATGGCTATTTAACTACCTGGAGAACCATTAATCCAGCAAAACCACCTGCGCCTTGGGTGAAAACTGAAAAAGGAGTTAGGTGGGATGGCCTGTTTATGAGCCATGAGTTGTACAACGCGGGGCATTTGTATGAGGCCGCAGTGGTACACTATAAAGCAACCGGCAAACGGAACTTTTTGGACATTGCAATAAAGAATGCAGATTTAATGGTAAAGACCTTTGGAGAGGAAGAAGATAAAATCGATGCTGTCCCAGGGCATCAAATTATAGAAACCGGATTGATAAAACTGTACCAAATTACGGGAAAAGAAGAATATATAAAACTAGCAAAATACTTTTTAGATAACCGAGGAAATCCTGATAACCACAAACTATTTGGCCCATATTCTCAAGACCACATTCCTGTTGTAGAGCAAGAAGAGGTAGTTGGCCATGCGGTTAGGGCTATGTACATGTACGCTGCGATGACCGATATTGCCGCAATTCAAAACGATAGTTTATATGCCAATACGATAAACAAATTGTGGGACAATATGGTAAGCAAGAAAATGTACATTACTGGGGGTATTGGTGCAAAGCATGAGGGAGAACAGTTTGGGGAAAACTATGAGTTGCCCAATTTAACGGCCTACAACGAAACCTGTGCCGCTATTGGTGATGTATACTGGAACCACAGGTTGCACAATTTATATGGTGATGTTAAATATTTTGATGTGATTGAACGTACACTGTTCAATGGTTTAATTTCAGGTTTATCGTTGGATGGCACTCATTTTTTCTATCCGAATGCATTAGAATCAGATGGTGTTTATAAATTCAATCGTGGCGCTTGTACACGTCAAGCTTGGTTTGATTGTTCGTGTTGCCCTACTAATATTATTCGTTTTATTCCCTCGGTGCCAGGGCTTATCTATTCAAAATCAAAATCAGATAAAACCATTTATGTCAACCTGTATGCATCGAGTCACGCCAATATCGATTTAAATGGTGGAAAAATATCGGTTTCCCAAGAAACATTGTATCCGTGGAACGGTAAAGTGAAACTTTCGGTCATATCTCCTTCTGAAACCACTGTAAAATTCAGAGTGCCCGCATGGAGCAGAAATGAAGTATTGCCAAGCGATTTATACTCCTATGCCAATAATTTACAAAGTGAACCTACACTTATAATTAATGGTAAAAAAATGGATGCCAATATTAAAGATGGCTATTTTGAAATAACCAGAAACTGGAAGGCCAATGATAACGTTGAACTCAATTTTCCAATGCAGGTAAGAACAGTTAAAGCCAATGAAAAGGTAGAAGAAGACCGAGGGAAACTATCTTTGGAATATGGTCCTTTGGTATATGCTGTCGAGGAAGTGGACAACCCAAATTTTGATAAAATCTCATTATCGTCTTCAGATCAATACGCAATTCAAAATGAATCTATTTTAAAAGGCGTAAACACTATTAAAAAAAATAAATTAAAAGCCATTCCTTACTACGCTTGGTCTAATCGAGGCGTAAATAAAATGAAGGTTTGGATAGAAATAGAATAG